One part of the Vicia villosa cultivar HV-30 ecotype Madison, WI linkage group LG6, Vvil1.0, whole genome shotgun sequence genome encodes these proteins:
- the LOC131614636 gene encoding protein PNS1-like: MASLNITQPQVHQPTLHIQAPNSTFTNTTTVTGQAVKWIFQILFYLQLVLISALVIFIIIYDRRLNSSTHHFHPKKWYPPLLASTLCAAILGFTWQCIIACYPKKALVAAFWLSPLLTLAMGIMFMLISTAWSWIPGLVSLLSAAIQSIYGLWVKNNNRFKYATEMFQDSIAYPPAKTKCLTFLSIIVATLYCCFLVYGIGGARAIENKTKLTDICILVIILSLGWTMQVMKNAMQVIVSRVKYIFFTEDRDMKIGNAFCDTIKHLIGSVSLGSILVPVIVLFRGFARSQHLLGGKDGDCMFSCDSCAMGLATLLVSCANRWGFVHVGVYNKGFVQASSDTWEMFMKVGLQELIDLDITGAFCFLSGVAVGAICCLVSGIWSLVVYKDYAMELSIYAFIIGYFICRLAIAWPQASVSAYYVAYAQNPQDMQFEQTIKARLEQLRVLHLQSPITTETEEIRRAYLQSP, translated from the exons ATGGCCTCTTTGAATATCACACAGCCACAAGTTCATCAACCAACTCTTCACATTCAG GCACCAAATTCAACCTTTACAAACACAACAACAGTCACAGGACAAGCAGTGAAATGGATATTCCAGATTCTTTTCTACTTGCAACTGGTCTTGATTTCAGCCTTGGTGATTTTCATCATCATATATGATCGTAGGTTAAACTCTTCAACACACCATTTCCACCCTAAGAAATGGTACCCTCCACTTCTAGCATCAACACTATGTGCAGCAATTCTTGGTTTCACATGGCAATGTATCATTGCATGTTACCCGAAAAAGGCACTCGTAGCAGCATTTTGGTTGAGTCCTCTATTAACATTGGCAATGGGAATAATGTTCATGTTAATCAGTACTGCATGGAGTTGGATACCTGGATTAGTTTCTTTGTTATCTGCGGCAATTCAATCAATATATGGATTATGGGTAAAGAACAATAACAGATTCAAATACGCCACAGAAATGTTTCAAGATTCGATAGCTTATCCTCCTGCTAAAACCAAGTGTTTGACATTCTTATCGATCATCGTCGCTACTCTTTACTGCTGTTTTCTGGTGTATGGAATCGGAGGCGCGAGAGCTATCGAAAACAAAACCAAACTAACTGATATTTGCATCTTGGTAATCATTCTGAGCCTTGGATGGACAATGCAGGTTATGAAGAATGCAATGCAAGTCATAGTTTCACGGGTCAAGTATATCTTTTTTACCGAAGATAGAGACATGAAGATTGGAAATGCATTCTGTGACACAATCAAACACTTAATAGGAAGTGTTTCTCTAGGCTCCATCCTTGTTCCAGTCATCGTACTCTTCCGAGGCTTCGCGCGATCGCAACATCTACTTGGAGGTAAAGATGGTGACTGCATGTTTTCATGCGATTCATGCGCGATGGGACTCGCAACGCTTCTTGTGAGTTGTGCAAATAGATGGGGTTTTGTGCACGTTGGAGTTTATAACAAAGGGTTTGTGCAAGCTTCTTCTGATACTTGGGAGATGTTCATGAAAGTTGGATTACAGGAACTGATAGATTTGGATATCACCGGTGCATTTTGTTTCCTCAGTGGTGTTGCAGTTGGTGCAATCTGTTGTCTTGTGAGTGGAATTTGGAGTCTTGTAGTGTACAAGGACTATGCCATGGAACTATCCATTTATGCTTTCATCATTGGCTATTTCATT TGTAGGTTGGCGATTGCATGGCCACAAGCATCTGTTTCAGCTTACTATGTGGCATACGCGCAGAATCCACAGGACATGCAATTTGAGCAAACGATTAAAGCACGTTTGGAGCAGCTACGCGTATTGCATTTACAAAGTCCGATTACAACAGAAACGGAGGAGATTCGTAGAGCTTATTTGCAAAGTCCATGA